AGCTCATGAATGCGGCCATGCAGTACAGCATGCTGTAGGCTATTCAATGTTGAACCTGCGTTCAAAACTGGTTCCTGTTGTTAATATAAGTTCTAATCTGATGCAATTTGTCCTCATTGCCGGTATTGGTGTGATGGCAGCAACAAGATCCATTGATAATCCCAACGGAAACACTGCAGTTCTGGCGATAGGGGTAGCGATGTTTGCAATGACAACTCTTTTTGCATTTGTAACGCTTCCGGTAGAATATGACGCGAGTAACAGAGCGATGAAATGGCTTAAAGATACGGGAACGGTAACGCAAGAAGAGTTTGCAGGTGTACAGGATAGCCTGAAATGGGCGGCAAGAACATATGTCGTAGCGGCTATTGGATCTCTTGCACAGCTACTTTACTGGGCTTCTTTATTACTTGGCAGCAGAAGGAATTAATCTTTAAATTCAAATGAAACATATTGCATCTCGGATAATTTATCTGAGATGCTTTCTTTTTGGGCTAACTTCAAAGAAGCAGTCAGTATACAATTTTCGTTGGCATCAAAATTCAAAACTTTGGCGTCAAATTTAGAGAGCAATGTAAAAATGATATTTTGCTGATTGAAATTGAAATGAATCTCCATTTCTGCTTCAAGTTCTCTGGTAATAATCTTAGCTTCTTCAAGAGTGATTTTCGCACATTCTTTATACGCTTTTACAAGACCAGAAACACCGAGTTTAGTTCCGCCATAATAACGGACCGAAATAACAAGAACATTGGTAATCTCATGGGCTAAAAGCTGGTTGTAGATCGGAAGCCCGGCACTTCCTGATGGTTCTCCATCATCATTTGCGCGGTAATTTTCACCTTCAATACCCATTCTGAATGCATAGCAGTGATGAGTAGCCTTTGGATGTTCTGTCCTGACTTTTTCCAATGCTTCCTTCAGTTCTTTTTCATTATTGACAGGAAAGGCAAATCCGATGAACTTGCTCCCTTTTTCTTTTAATAAAGTGTTTTCTATGGGTTTTTCTATGGTTTTAAATTCGAACATTCCTCTCTGTAATTAATGTTGCAAATTTAAGCTTTAGTATTTATTATTGAAAAATAAGATAGAAAAAAGAGCACATACAGTGCCCCTTTTTTTAAACGCAAATTGATTTGAAATCTCCTTCAAGCCAAGCTGGTGGACAACTCATGTCGAAGGGTTTTGGACAGCATTCTGCCTGTAGTTGCGGTGGATAGAATGTACAGCATTTGGCAGGAGTAACTCCACCACCAACGATTCTTCTTAAATTTTGTCTTGTAATTCTTTTTTTGTTTTTCATAGAATTTTTTTTGCAAGACTAATATATATAAATTATTTCATTGAGTTGTGATAAAGAGAAAATATTTTTGATTTTTTAAAAACAGTAAGTCTTTATTACACTTTTTTTGCTTGGCTCATATTTCAAAAATGTATACAGGTTATTTTGAATAATCTTCTTCAGGGCTTGTAATACCTTTTCCATATAGTATCAAAATAATATGAGGGCAGCTATTGAAATCTAAAAAAATAAATTAAATTATCAGAATACTTTTCTATTTTGTCTATAATATAAGTAAATTCAGGAGCTTGTGTACCATTTTCCAATTTCAGTCCATCATTTTTAATGACAATCGCTTCATCCCAAAGTCCGTTGTCAATAAACTGTTGTAGAGTATATTTCCCTCCCTCGATAATAATGGATT
The Chryseobacterium sp. W4I1 DNA segment above includes these coding regions:
- a CDS encoding YigZ family protein, yielding MFEFKTIEKPIENTLLKEKGSKFIGFAFPVNNEKELKEALEKVRTEHPKATHHCYAFRMGIEGENYRANDDGEPSGSAGLPIYNQLLAHEITNVLVISVRYYGGTKLGVSGLVKAYKECAKITLEEAKIITRELEAEMEIHFNFNQQNIIFTLLSKFDAKVLNFDANENCILTASLKLAQKESISDKLSEMQYVSFEFKD
- a CDS encoding zinc metallopeptidase; this translates as MGYYIIIGISMLVSWWVSSKLKSKFEYYSNVHLRNGLSGKEVAEKMLRDNGINDVQVISVPGQLTDHYNPADKTVNLSEGVYMQRNAAAAAVAAHECGHAVQHAVGYSMLNLRSKLVPVVNISSNLMQFVLIAGIGVMAATRSIDNPNGNTAVLAIGVAMFAMTTLFAFVTLPVEYDASNRAMKWLKDTGTVTQEEFAGVQDSLKWAARTYVVAAIGSLAQLLYWASLLLGSRRN